A single region of the Halorussus gelatinilyticus genome encodes:
- a CDS encoding YhbY family RNA-binding protein: MTDEDLRKQAHDLDVTVWVGKSGIDAVTDELADQLADRELVKVKFLRAARGGTTTDELAEELAERVDADLVETRGNTAVLH, translated from the coding sequence ATGACCGACGAAGACCTCCGGAAGCAGGCCCACGACCTCGACGTGACCGTCTGGGTCGGCAAGTCCGGAATCGACGCCGTGACCGACGAACTCGCCGACCAACTCGCCGACCGCGAACTCGTGAAGGTCAAGTTCCTCCGGGCGGCCCGCGGCGGCACCACGACCGACGAACTCGCCGAGGAACTCGCCGAGCGAGTCGACGCCGACCTCGTGGAGACGCGCGGGAACACCGCGGTGCTGCACTGA